The Zea mays cultivar B73 chromosome 7, Zm-B73-REFERENCE-NAM-5.0, whole genome shotgun sequence DNA segment CCTTCACATTTTTGTCTAGCTTACATCTAGAAGATTGTATAATCTTCCATTGGCATCTTCATTATTTTACAGGCCTCTTGCTATTAACTCATATTTTTTATATGCCATGCAATTCACATTTTTGTTCTTCAGAAATCTGAATGTTTACCTTCTTATTCCTATCATGGTCATGGGGTTCATGAAAGTAGTTATGGCTCGTGCCTGTTCACTTGCCTCATGGTGTTCTTTGACAAATCTAGCATCAATGGCAGAGCATTATTGAATTATTATGGCGTCAAGATCCTTTGGAAATTTCATCATCCGTCTCGGTTTGTGCCAAACTGAATGTGCGTTTCTACAACTACTTCAAACGCAATAGCGTACTGCCAGGCTAGGCCTTGCTGCTCCCTCCCGCTCAAGGTACACAGATGATTAAAGGCCGAACAGGGTCGCCATTTACATATCTTTAACTCGGTTATGAACAGCAGGAAACAGAAACAACCAAAGCGAAAACGTCCAGTGATGCTTACAGTGGGAACCAGCAATTCATGGCTAATAACGATACTGTTGGCAACAACAATACAACATAAGATCCCATCACCTCCGCAGGGAAGAGGATTAAGCTACGGGACTACACCAAATGTAGGAAATAGTACTGACAATGGGCAGGTATGGTGAAGGCGAAAACACTGGCCCAGGTACGGTAAGTTCTTTGATAGTTACCATATATATTTTGCAACTTTGTGATAGTAGATGAAACATGTAGGGGGGCTGATGTTTTGTTCGCTCAAATGTGTGTGGCATAGTATTGTACCCTCACTTTGGACCTCCATATGCAGTATGTGTGGCACGGAGGAAGTTGCAGAATCCACCAGATTTCTATGTGGAGTTCCAGATATATGAAGCCATTTGCGCGATGATGAAGATGTCGGTTCTTCGCCTCGGTCATGTTCACTTAAAGGGGGCAAAGAGAATCGATGAGTTGTGCCCACCGAATCCGAATGAGTTGGACAACGCCACCTTCACTTCACATCTCTCCTTCTGTGACCCTACCAAGACGCCCACGTCCTGTATCAAAGATAAGCATTAAAACACCATTCAATATATAGATTCTGCTCTTTCATTCATATATCTAGAAGTAGAGAAGATGATAACAGTGGCATTAAATCATGCATCACTAAAAGGAGCTTACCACGGTGTCCTCTGGATTTtctaaattcaaatttggatgGACCCAACCAGTTCTTATAGCCTGCAATGAACAAGAAGTTTCCCATGATGCCTAAAATTCTAAAAAAACATTTTCCTGATGAGCCAGTTTTGCAATGAAACCGATAACAAAGCACATGCTCTGTTGTGATTTCAATTCATGCTGGTTGAAGCCAAAATGCCCAAAACACCGAGAGCTGTGGTAAATGTAACAAAAGAGAGTTCATGGCTACATGAGAATGAAACCAAATGCCAATGTTCACTGCAAAAGAATAACTGTCTGCAATATCATATTGACCATTCCTGGTCTAGGATGATTGGGTATTTTCTTTTGCGGGGATAATTGGAGTTATATCCAATCGAAAAGTGCCTATTAATCTTCCAGAAAACTGGGTGATGCAAATTTATTGTTTGGAGATAAATAAATGAAtgaaagaaaaagataaatgTATCTGTAAATAAATTCAGCCAGACGACCACAACATAATCTAGAAAAAAGGCAGATGTAGCTAAATTTCATTTTAGCATAACTTAGCTTCAGTTCCACTATGTTCAACATATATTTGAGTGAGAAATTGAAGGGTGATACTGTGTGATCTGATTATTTTTCAAAATAAAAGTAATAGGTTATGTGCTGAATTTTTCAGTTAAAGAGTTTGGCCGCCCTAAGGTGGCAATCCTTTGTATCATGTCTGGCCTCTAAGGCCTTTCTTTTCTACTGCTTAATATAACTTTAGAAAAAAAAAGTTACAGAGTTCATGTCTTCCAATAAATTACTTATTGCACTGGAAATTCACTATATTGGACATACAGAAAGATACAATGAACATATACAATTCAATGCTATAAATGCATAGCTCATATTCCGTGAAGTAAATTTTGTATTATTAATAGAATAATGCCAAGTAAATATGTTCCCTGTAAGGGTACTAAGAATTCCTTACTTGTATAGAAGCAACTGCTTCTATTCCACCAGCTGCTCCTATAAGATGCCCAGTCATTGATTTGGTCGAGTTCACCCTCAGCTTCATAACAGAAAAAAATGGATTTAGATGGTTCGCAGTACGATGGTTTGCAATAAAAATTTGCTGTACAATCGCTTGCATCAGGTGGCATACTTGAGGGTTCTGGCGAAAACAGCGCACGATAGCCTCATACTCCTTCAAGTCACCTGCTTGTGTAGATGTTGCATGGGCATTCACGTAGTTGATTTCTTCCCTTGCTACCCCTGCATCAGCTAGTGCCTTTTCGATGCAGAGAGTAATCCCTCTTCCTGATATTTATTAGTGAAAAGGCTACATCAGAAGGTTTCATTAGATTTAAGTAGGAGGAAAAGAAAGGGCATGGCAAAGCCAAGATATACACTTCACCTTCAGGATGTGGCTCAGTCATGTGGTAAGCATCACATGTGAAGCTTCCACCAAGAAATTCAGCATATATTGTTGCACCTCTTTCCTGGAGAAGGTTCACAGATCTCAGGAGGCAGTAATGTTTGAACATAATAACAAGCCATTGAACTGGAAACAAACAGCTGAAAGATCGATAAAGAGGGACAACATAAATTGCATGTTTAAAACCTTGGCATGCTCAAGTTCTTCCAATACGAGGACACCAGCCCCTTCCCCCATAACAAAACCATCACGTCCCTGTAACATAAAGATCAAATATCTCACTCTAGCACAACAAATGGACCAAGCTGGTAAGTTAAATAGTTAATTAAACCAACATGGTGCTGATGTGGTTGTACTAGATGATGATAATTACTTATCCAGCAAAATGTTGTCATAATAGGGTTTGCAATAAAAGATACTAACCATGTCCCAAGGCCGAGAAGCTTTTGTTGGGTCACTGTTCCTCTGTGAAAGAGCTCTGCATGCCACAAAACCTCCCAATCCTGCATGTCATGGTCAAAACACTTGAAACTGCAAAAAAAACTGTGGAAAACTGGAGGCATAATAATGAGGAATTGGGATTTGGGACCACAAACCGATTGGGATAAGAGGTGCATCAGAACCACCGCAGAGCATAACGTCCTGAAAGATTATGAATTAGGTTGAAAATAAAAAGGTtacttttcaaatacaacatggATGTTTGAAGTTACTTACAGCTTCGCCTCTTCTGATGTGGTTTGCTGCATTAAGGATACAGAAGTTACTGGTAGCACAAGCTGTGGAAATAGAATAGTTTGGTCCCATCCATCCCTGCAAGTCACAGAAAGTATGAGCTGTGGTAATCACTGTTTCCTAAATAGAAAATTAGAAAAAGGAATCAGATCATGTCACACCAGATCCATTGCAAGGATCGCAGAGCCCATATTCGTAGTTGCAAAAGGAACACAAAATGGGTTCATTTTCTTGTAAGAGACCCTCAGTGCTTCAATTGCATCATTAAAAACCTGCTCGACAGTCCATCATAACTTGTATCAGGACATGGGAAC contains these protein-coding regions:
- the LOC100280304 gene encoding 3-oxoacyl-[acyl-carrier-protein] synthase II, chloroplastic isoform X1, with the translated sequence MTMAVALQAERSVIEKKKPDIKQRRVVVTGMGVVTPLGHDPDVFYNNLLDGVSGISEIERFDCSNFPTRIAGEIKSFSTDGWVAPKLAKRMDKFMLYLITAGKKALENGGLTEELRNELDKTRCGVLIGSAMGGMKVFNDAIEALRVSYKKMNPFCVPFATTNMGSAILAMDLGWMGPNYSISTACATSNFCILNAANHIRRGEADVMLCGGSDAPLIPIGLGGFVACRALSQRNSDPTKASRPWDMGRDGFVMGEGAGVLVLEELEHAKERGATIYAEFLGGSFTCDAYHMTEPHPEGRGITLCIEKALADAGVAREEINYVNAHATSTQAGDLKEYEAIVRCFRQNPQLRVNSTKSMTGHLIGAAGGIEAVASIQAIRTGWVHPNLNLENPEDTVDVGVLVGSQKERCEVKVALSNSFGFGGHNSSILFAPFK
- the LOC100280304 gene encoding 3-oxoacyl-[acyl-carrier-protein] synthase II, chloroplastic precursor, with the translated sequence MAAVAGPLCTWLVAACLSAACDAEEHKQKHFCAGGSRAGGGVMLGQRRRLGARRRGLARSGMTMAVALQAERSVIEKKKPDIKQRRVVVTGMGVVTPLGHDPDVFYNNLLDGVSGISEIERFDCSNFPTRIAGEIKSFSTDGWVAPKLAKRMDKFMLYLITAGKKALENGGLTEELRNELDKTRCGVLIGSAMGGMKVFNDAIEALRVSYKKMNPFCVPFATTNMGSAILAMDLGWMGPNYSISTACATSNFCILNAANHIRRGEADVMLCGGSDAPLIPIGLGGFVACRALSQRNSDPTKASRPWDMGRDGFVMGEGAGVLVLEELEHAKERGATIYAEFLGGSFTCDAYHMTEPHPEGRGITLCIEKALADAGVAREEINYVNAHATSTQAGDLKEYEAIVRCFRQNPQLRVNSTKSMTGHLIGAAGGIEAVASIQAIRTGWVHPNLNLENPEDTVDVGVLVGSQKERCEVKVALSNSFGFGGHNSSILFAPFK